Genomic window (Streptosporangium brasiliense):
GCTTCATCAGCACGTTGGAGACGTGGGTCTTCACGGTCTTCTCCGCCACCGCCAGCTCCCGGGCGATCTCGCGGTTGGAGCGGCCCGAGGCGATCAGCGTGAGCACCTCGCGCTCCCGGTCGGTCAGCGGCGCCACGGGCCCGCCGGCCGCCGGCGCGGAGGCGGGGGCGGACAGCATCGCCTCGGCGGCCTCGGGGGCCAGCAGCACCTGGCCGCCGTGGACCGCGCGGATGGCCTGGACGAGCGCGACGGGGTCGACGTCCTTGTAGAGGAACCCGGACGCGCCGGCCCGCATCGCCGGGGCGACGTCCTCCCGGTCGCTGACCGAGGTCAGCACCAGCACGCGCGGCGAGAGCCCGCGCTCGCCCAGCCCGACCAGTGTGCCGAGGCCGTCGAGGACCGGCATCTTCAGGTCGAGCAGCAGCACGTCGGGGGCGAGGGAGGCGACCAGGGCGAGCGCCTCGGTGCCGTCGGCCGCCTCCCCGACCACCTCGAGGTCGTCCTGCAGGTCCAGGAAGGTGCGCAGGCCCTGCCGGACGACCGGGTGGTCGTCGGCGATCAGCACGCGGATCACACCGGCACCTCCATCCGCACCAGGGTCCCTCGACCGGACCCCGACGTCACACGCACGCTCCCGCCCAGGGCCTGCGCCCTGTCCTCCATCGACGCGATGCCCAGCCCCCGTCCGGCGGCGGCGGCCACGTCGAACCCCGCCCCGTCGTCCCGCACCTCCAGGACCACCCGGCCCGCCTCGCAGCCCAGCCGGACGTCCACGGCGCGCGCCGCCGCGTGCCGGGAGGCGTTGTGCAGCGCCTCCTGGGCCACCCGCAGCACCGCCACCTCGGTCGCCGGTTCGAGCGGGCACATCGCCATCTCCTCGAAGGTGAACGACGCCGGGTGCAGCCGGTCCAGCAGGCGCACGTGCTTGCCGAGCGTCTCGGCCAGGCCGTGGCGGTCGAGCTCGGCCGGCCGGAGCTCCACGATCACCGCGCGGAGCTCGGACAGCGCCTCCCCCGCCAGCCGTTCGACCCGCTCCAGCTCCCCCAGCGCCCGGTCGGGGTCGCGGGTCACCAGCGAGGCCGCCGCCTGGGCGGTGAGCCGGAGCGAGAACAGCTTCTGGGTCACCGCGTCGTGCAGCTCCCGGGCCATCCGGGTGCGCTCCTCCACCAGGGCCAGCTCCCGGCCCCGCTCGTAGAGGCGGGCGTTGGTGAGCGCGATCGCGGCGTGCGCGGCGAACATGGTGAGCAGCCGCTGGTCGGCCTCGGTGAAACCGCCCGGGGTCCGCTTGTTGGACAGGAAGACGATGCCGAGCACCTGGTCGCCGTCGCGGATCGGTACCCCGAGGAAGTCCTTGAGCACCGGATGGGCCCGCGGCCAGTATTCGAACCTGGCGTCCCTGCGGATGTCGGGCAGCCGGACCGGCGCGCCCTCCCGCAGCATCGCGCCGAGCATGCCGTGCTGGCGGGGCATCGGCCCGATCGCCTCCCACTCCTCGTCGGAGATGCCCTCGGCGACGAACTCGGCGAAGGCCCCCTCGTCGTCGGGCACGCCGAGGGCGGCATAGCGGGCGTCCAGCAGCTGCTGCGCCGAGCGTACGATGACCTGGAGCACCTCCCGGACCGACAGATGCCTGGTCACCGCGAGCACGGCGGAGCTCACCGCGTGCAGGACGGCCTCCTGGTCTTCGTTCACGGGAAAACTCTAGGCGCCGCGGTCCGCCGCGGCGTTACGCCATGGGTCTTAGGTCCATCAGCCCATGGGGGGCCGGTCCCGCGGCCGATGTGGGCGGGCGGTCCGCTCCCTACCGTCGAGGCCATGACGAAGACCGCACTCATCACCGGCGCCTCCCGCGGGCTCGGCCTGGCCCTGGCCCGTTCCCTGGCCTCCGACGGCTGGCGGCTCATCCTCACCGCGCGGGGCGCGGACGCGCTGAAGCCCGTCGCCGACGAACTCGGCGCCCTCGCCCTCGCCGGGGACGTCGCCGACCCGGCCCACCGGGACCGGCTGGCGCACGCCGTACAGGACCACGGCGGGCTGGACCTGCTGGTCAACAACGCCTCCGGGCTGGGCGCGGTCCCGCTGCCGCCCCTGGCCGGCTACCCGCTCGACGTGCTCGAAGACCTGTTCAGGGCCAACGTGCTGGCCCCGCTGGCGCTGGTCCAGGCGTCCCTGCCCTGGCTCAGGGAGCGGCGGGGCGCGATCGTCAACATCTCCTCCGACGCGGCGGTGGAGGCGTACGAGGGCTGGGGCGGGTACGGCGCGACCAAGGCCGCCCTGGAGCAGCTGTCCAAGGTGCTGGCCGTCGAGGAGCAGCGGGTCGCGGTCTGGTGGGTCGACCCGGGCGAGATGAACACGGCGATGCTCGCCGACGCGATCGGCGCCGGGGACGCGGCCGCGGCCCCGGCGCCGGAGACGGTCGTGCCCACCCTGCGGCGGCTGATCGAGGAGCGTCCGGCGAGCGGCCGGGTGAGCCACTCATGAGCGGGCGGCCCGGCGGTCACGGCCGGCGGCCGGCGGGACCGGCGGAGGAGGAGGCGTGAGCGCGCCCGCGGCCGACGCCATGGCCCCCGACTTCGTGCTCCCGCACGACCTGGAGGCGCACGAGCCGCCGGAGGCGCGGGGGCTGGCCCGCGACGGGGTGCGGCTCCTGGTCTCCGACGGCGCCACCGGCGAGATCGCCCACCACACCTTCACCGAGCTGCCCGGCCTGCTCAGCCCCGGCGACCTGCTGGTGGTCAACAACTCCGCGACACTCCCGGCCGCGGTCCGGCTCGACCGGCTGGCGGTGCACTTCTCCACCGAGCGCGAGGACGGGACCTGGCTGGTGGAGCTGCGCCGCCGGGTGGAGCGCAGGTCCGGGCCCGGCCGCGCGGGCGCGTCCGCCGGGCGGGACCCGCGCGGGCGGCGGGGGCCCGCCGGGGACGCGGCCACGGAGGCGGACGCGGCCGGCGAGCCCTACCAGGGAGGCGCGCCCGGAGAGTGGCTGCCGCTGCCCGGCGGGGCCACGCTGCGCCTGCTGGAGCGGGAGACCCCGCGCCTGTGGCGGGCCCGGCTGGACCGCGAGGTCCCCGCCTACCTGCGCCGCTACGGCGTGCCGATCCGCTACTCCTACGTGGAGCGGGACTGGC
Coding sequences:
- a CDS encoding SDR family oxidoreductase, with the translated sequence MTKTALITGASRGLGLALARSLASDGWRLILTARGADALKPVADELGALALAGDVADPAHRDRLAHAVQDHGGLDLLVNNASGLGAVPLPPLAGYPLDVLEDLFRANVLAPLALVQASLPWLRERRGAIVNISSDAAVEAYEGWGGYGATKAALEQLSKVLAVEEQRVAVWWVDPGEMNTAMLADAIGAGDAAAAPAPETVVPTLRRLIEERPASGRVSHS
- a CDS encoding S-adenosylmethionine:tRNA ribosyltransferase-isomerase: MSAPAADAMAPDFVLPHDLEAHEPPEARGLARDGVRLLVSDGATGEIAHHTFTELPGLLSPGDLLVVNNSATLPAAVRLDRLAVHFSTEREDGTWLVELRRRVERRSGPGRAGASAGRDPRGRRGPAGDAATEADAAGEPYQGGAPGEWLPLPGGATLRLLERETPRLWRARLDREVPAYLRRYGVPIRYSYVERDWPLADYQTVFGVRPGSAEMPSAGRPFTAELVTGLVSRGIGVAPITLHTGVASPEKDEPPYPEWFEVPGPTARQVELTRRSGGRVIAVGTTVVRALETAASAGGPLRAARGWTSHLVTPSSGVRAVNGLITGLHEPRSSHLLMLSAIAGDGLLSRSYREALREGYLWHEFGDVHLIVR
- a CDS encoding response regulator, with amino-acid sequence MIRVLIADDHPVVRQGLRTFLDLQDDLEVVGEAADGTEALALVASLAPDVLLLDLKMPVLDGLGTLVGLGERGLSPRVLVLTSVSDREDVAPAMRAGASGFLYKDVDPVALVQAIRAVHGGQVLLAPEAAEAMLSAPASAPAAGGPVAPLTDREREVLTLIASGRSNREIARELAVAEKTVKTHVSNVLMKLGVQDRTQAALYAVRHGLA
- a CDS encoding GAF domain-containing sensor histidine kinase; its protein translation is MNEDQEAVLHAVSSAVLAVTRHLSVREVLQVIVRSAQQLLDARYAALGVPDDEGAFAEFVAEGISDEEWEAIGPMPRQHGMLGAMLREGAPVRLPDIRRDARFEYWPRAHPVLKDFLGVPIRDGDQVLGIVFLSNKRTPGGFTEADQRLLTMFAAHAAIALTNARLYERGRELALVEERTRMARELHDAVTQKLFSLRLTAQAAASLVTRDPDRALGELERVERLAGEALSELRAVIVELRPAELDRHGLAETLGKHVRLLDRLHPASFTFEEMAMCPLEPATEVAVLRVAQEALHNASRHAAARAVDVRLGCEAGRVVLEVRDDGAGFDVAAAAGRGLGIASMEDRAQALGGSVRVTSGSGRGTLVRMEVPV